One region of Pseudomonas sp. B21-040 genomic DNA includes:
- a CDS encoding glycosyltransferase produces MNFILYSAVNDSSISQSLGRPEYSYYFVLKAYRTVLERLGRVHVVSSTAEVDPLYRQLLAAGEDSLLLSFMPPQKTPNDLECPTICVVAWEFDSIPDEQWDNDPRQDWTQVLARQGRVITLSNHTARAIRRTMGEDFPVLVLPTPLWENFAAIREQHVSAPVNAGVTLTVKGCIFDSRHLSLSPDNLLPKPPTPEQEAELEALRPPPLTLKRRYVIARHYLRLWALDLGRKEVEPVPRVRFLHNWYWEGIRDLLSDNVHEWLGQRLPDIAGPQAVPVVPELPPRDLPDTSSLVETVVDGVVYVAVLNPTDGRKNWLQILTAFCWAFRDNPDATLVLKITQRDLASCYSHLMTPLAQLAPFACRVVMVHGYLDDQQYAKLYKAASFYVNASHCEGLCLPLMEFMACGKPVIAPDHTAMQDYIDDSVAFVVKSSEELTTWPQDTRILFRTLRHRPDWGSLKSAYENSYQMAKTQPQEYRRMSVATVERMHEYCASTELQQRIADFFELAPQAGSAAPVMDNTSC; encoded by the coding sequence ATGAATTTCATACTTTACTCAGCGGTCAACGACAGCTCCATAAGCCAGAGCCTTGGTCGTCCCGAATACAGTTACTACTTCGTGCTCAAGGCGTATCGCACTGTGCTCGAACGCCTTGGGCGAGTGCATGTGGTGTCCTCCACTGCCGAGGTCGATCCCCTCTACAGGCAACTGTTGGCCGCTGGCGAAGACAGCCTGCTCCTGTCGTTTATGCCGCCGCAGAAAACCCCGAACGACCTGGAGTGCCCGACGATCTGCGTGGTCGCCTGGGAGTTCGATTCGATTCCCGATGAACAGTGGGATAACGATCCGCGTCAGGACTGGACGCAAGTATTGGCGCGTCAGGGCCGTGTGATTACGCTCTCCAACCACACCGCCCGGGCGATTCGTCGGACCATGGGCGAGGACTTCCCGGTGCTGGTGTTGCCCACGCCGTTGTGGGAAAACTTCGCGGCCATTCGTGAGCAGCACGTCAGTGCGCCGGTCAATGCCGGTGTGACCCTTACGGTCAAAGGCTGCATCTTCGACTCCCGTCACTTGAGCCTGAGCCCCGATAACCTGCTGCCAAAACCACCGACGCCGGAACAAGAGGCCGAACTCGAGGCATTGCGTCCGCCGCCGCTCACCCTGAAACGACGGTACGTCATCGCCCGTCACTACCTGCGTCTGTGGGCGCTGGATCTGGGGCGCAAGGAAGTGGAGCCGGTGCCGCGGGTGAGGTTTCTGCACAACTGGTACTGGGAGGGGATTCGGGATCTGCTCTCGGACAATGTGCACGAGTGGCTCGGTCAGCGTCTGCCCGACATCGCCGGCCCGCAAGCCGTACCCGTAGTGCCTGAACTACCTCCGCGGGATCTGCCGGACACTTCATCGCTGGTTGAAACCGTCGTCGATGGAGTGGTCTACGTTGCCGTGCTCAACCCTACGGATGGCCGCAAGAACTGGCTTCAGATTCTCACCGCTTTCTGCTGGGCATTCCGTGACAACCCCGACGCCACGCTGGTGCTGAAGATTACTCAGCGCGATCTGGCGTCCTGCTACAGCCATTTGATGACTCCACTGGCGCAATTGGCACCGTTCGCCTGTCGGGTGGTGATGGTCCACGGTTATCTGGATGATCAGCAATATGCCAAGCTTTACAAAGCCGCCAGTTTCTACGTTAACGCTTCGCACTGCGAAGGTCTGTGCTTGCCGCTGATGGAGTTCATGGCCTGCGGCAAACCGGTGATCGCTCCCGATCACACGGCGATGCAAGACTACATCGACGACTCGGTGGCGTTCGTGGTCAAGTCCAGCGAAGAGCTGACAACCTGGCCTCAAGACACCCGCATTCTCTTTCGCACGCTGCGCCATCGACCGGACTGGGGCTCGCTGAAGAGCGCCTATGAAAACAGCTACCAGATGGCCAAGACGCAGCCGCAGGAATACCGGCGCATGTCCGTTGCCACTGTCGAACGCATGCACGAGTACTGCGCGTCCACTGAGCTGCAGCAGCGCATCGCGGACTTTTTCGAACTTGCGCCACAAGCCGGCAGTGCTGCGCCGGTGATGGATAACACCTCATGCTGA
- a CDS encoding class I SAM-dependent methyltransferase → MIRRLMRRLLPAAQSAPIPVPEPLPPIVSPRDVGLHDAVLDGWFLNDSGELLKGFAITADDTLLDVGCGEGAATLFAVRQGASVIFTDSEHDKVRDLGRQVDAQSAKPNLGLVSNSLPLPLADGCASKVVCMEVLEHIEHPEPFMAELVRMGRPGALYLLSVPAPVGEHLQKGIAPDSYYQSPNHVQIFTAQRFAALVEDAGLVIEHRQATGFFWVMGMIFFWASERAAGRDLGGAVRDRIHAPYPPLMESWARTWQDLLVHPDGLAIKQMLDHFMPKSQVIIARKPLVSEGAP, encoded by the coding sequence ATGATCCGCAGATTAATGAGACGCTTGCTACCCGCCGCGCAATCGGCGCCGATTCCTGTGCCTGAACCATTACCGCCAATCGTCTCGCCCCGAGATGTCGGCCTGCACGATGCTGTACTTGATGGCTGGTTTCTCAACGACAGCGGCGAACTGCTCAAGGGCTTTGCCATCACCGCGGACGATACCTTGCTCGATGTCGGGTGCGGCGAAGGCGCAGCGACACTGTTTGCCGTGCGCCAGGGCGCGTCGGTGATCTTCACCGACAGCGAGCATGACAAGGTGCGCGACCTCGGCCGGCAGGTAGATGCCCAATCGGCCAAGCCCAATCTTGGCCTGGTCAGCAATAGCCTGCCGTTACCATTGGCCGACGGATGCGCGAGCAAAGTGGTGTGCATGGAGGTGCTGGAACATATCGAGCACCCAGAACCGTTCATGGCCGAACTGGTGCGCATGGGCCGTCCCGGTGCGCTGTATCTGCTCAGCGTGCCGGCACCGGTCGGCGAACATTTGCAAAAAGGTATTGCCCCCGACAGTTATTACCAGTCACCCAATCATGTGCAGATTTTCACCGCTCAGCGTTTTGCCGCGTTGGTGGAGGACGCAGGTCTTGTGATCGAGCATCGTCAGGCCACCGGATTTTTCTGGGTGATGGGCATGATCTTCTTCTGGGCCAGTGAGCGGGCCGCCGGACGGGATTTGGGCGGTGCTGTGCGTGATCGCATTCATGCGCCGTATCCACCGCTGATGGAGAGCTGGGCCAGAACCTGGCAAGACCTGTTGGTGCATCCCGACGGGCTGGCGATCAAGCAGATGCTCGACCACTTCATGCCCAAGAGTCAGGTGATCATCGCGCGCAAACCGTTGGTTAGCGAAGGTGCGCCATGA
- a CDS encoding Lrp/AsnC family transcriptional regulator — translation MKLDAYDRKILAALQRDGRLSNVQLAEEIGLSASPCLRRVRMLEEAGVIRGYQANLDRDEVGLGLTVFVGVKVERHNDEQAEAFRVAVTALPEVISAFLVSGESDFLLQVVVPDLRGYDRFLTERLLKLPGVSDIRSNFAIHTVKTPGALPLGHLPL, via the coding sequence ATGAAACTGGATGCCTACGACCGTAAAATCCTCGCGGCCCTGCAACGGGACGGTCGACTGAGCAATGTGCAATTGGCAGAAGAAATCGGCTTGTCCGCCTCACCTTGCTTGCGGCGGGTGCGGATGCTGGAAGAGGCGGGTGTGATTCGGGGTTATCAGGCCAATCTGGATCGCGACGAGGTGGGGCTTGGGTTGACCGTGTTTGTCGGGGTCAAGGTGGAGCGCCACAACGACGAACAGGCTGAAGCTTTCCGTGTGGCCGTAACGGCGTTACCGGAAGTGATTTCGGCGTTTCTGGTGTCGGGAGAATCAGATTTTCTGCTGCAAGTGGTGGTGCCGGATTTGCGCGGGTACGACCGTTTTCTCACGGAGCGGCTGTTGAAGTTGCCGGGGGTGAGCGATATCCGCAGCAACTTCGCGATTCACACGGTGAAGACGCCGGGGGCGTTGCCGTTGGGGCATTTGCCGCTTTAG
- a CDS encoding acyltransferase, giving the protein MSIKRIMDIEVLRAIAVLGVLFHHLQGSLFTDSVPLLEKIHAWAQPWWGVDLFFVISGFVIARSLIPALQGCSTRQEYWEQTRNFWLRRAFRLLPSAWLWLALMLLACVFVNRSGAFGTLSANIQATLAGVFQYANFRFAESFFHYEYGSSFVYWSLSLEEQFYLLFPLLILVCRKHLVWALLALVAVQLFTLRTPLLMVVRTDALALGILLAIWSVQPSYRRWQPTFLRRPWAGVSSLIVVGLLLSFMATDRFTFTNYRIGSIAILSVVLVWIASYNCDYLLPAGRLQRLMAWIGSRSYGIYLIHIPAYQLVREMIFRLQSAGLPSPAGHPVVTLLIAFGLIVLLSELNFRLIEMPMRNRGAALVRRLGISRTAAPSSGATSC; this is encoded by the coding sequence ATGAGCATTAAACGAATCATGGATATCGAGGTGCTGCGTGCCATAGCGGTGCTCGGCGTACTGTTCCATCACTTGCAGGGCAGCCTGTTCACGGACTCCGTGCCGCTGCTTGAAAAAATCCACGCCTGGGCGCAACCGTGGTGGGGTGTCGATCTGTTTTTCGTCATCTCGGGTTTTGTGATTGCCCGTAGCCTGATTCCTGCGCTGCAAGGCTGTAGCACGCGTCAGGAATACTGGGAACAGACACGCAACTTCTGGCTGCGACGAGCGTTTCGCCTGTTGCCATCAGCCTGGTTGTGGTTGGCGCTGATGTTGCTGGCGTGTGTGTTTGTTAACCGCTCCGGCGCGTTCGGCACCTTGTCCGCCAACATCCAGGCGACGCTGGCAGGGGTGTTTCAGTACGCCAATTTCCGTTTTGCCGAGAGCTTCTTTCATTACGAATATGGCAGCAGTTTTGTGTACTGGAGCCTGTCGCTGGAGGAGCAGTTTTATCTACTGTTCCCGCTGCTGATTCTTGTATGCCGCAAACATCTGGTGTGGGCGTTGCTGGCGCTGGTCGCGGTGCAACTATTCACGCTGCGCACGCCGCTGCTGATGGTGGTTCGTACCGACGCGCTGGCCCTTGGGATACTGTTGGCGATTTGGAGTGTGCAGCCGAGTTACAGGCGCTGGCAGCCGACGTTTCTGCGCCGGCCATGGGCTGGGGTGTCGTCACTGATTGTGGTCGGATTGCTGTTGAGTTTTATGGCGACGGACCGCTTCACCTTCACGAACTATCGCATCGGCTCGATCGCAATCCTCAGCGTGGTACTGGTCTGGATTGCCTCCTACAACTGCGATTACCTTTTGCCCGCCGGTCGATTGCAGCGGCTGATGGCGTGGATCGGCAGCCGTTCCTACGGCATATACCTGATCCACATTCCTGCCTATCAGCTGGTGCGCGAAATGATCTTCCGTTTGCAGAGTGCCGGCCTGCCGAGTCCGGCCGGGCATCCAGTGGTCACGCTACTGATCGCTTTCGGGTTGATTGTCCTGCTCAGTGAACTGAATTTCCGATTGATCGAAATGCCCATGCGCAACCGTGGCGCCGCGCTGGTCCGGCGCCTCGGTATATCCCGAACCGCCGCCCCATCCTCTGGAGCTACCTCATGCTGA
- a CDS encoding DUF3142 domain-containing protein produces the protein MLFFTRLIALLAALVLLNGCEHQDAPPLDQQLYVWQRQWTPAHDAALQDSRADFSTLRVLALQAFPQAGWRRARIDPDLLKRDGRPLIAVIRLDGQLKALDQDEVTAQIQQVLGDWQGQGLTLSGVEIDHDAGVARLPAYREFLTHLRAVLPATLPLSITALPAWLDSAELPALLSAVDSSVLQVHAVSDPRLGLFDPDQARKWARGWSRITTKPFYLALPAYGVALLPGASGAPVVESEVPLEQGGERRELLADPLQLRTLATDLRADPPAHLAGLIWFRLPLAGDRRAWSLTTLGAVARGDTLDSRLSVKLSAQDALYDISVSNQGNLDSAWPERVTLAVQGCEGADALAGYALHQSADLLTFTRLRDGRIAAGGQRAIGWARCTKIDQGGSNVYP, from the coding sequence ATATTGTTTTTCACTCGATTGATCGCCTTGCTGGCGGCGTTGGTGCTACTCAACGGTTGCGAGCATCAAGACGCGCCACCGCTCGATCAACAACTCTACGTCTGGCAACGGCAATGGACGCCGGCCCATGACGCCGCCCTGCAGGACAGTCGCGCGGATTTTTCGACCCTTCGGGTGTTGGCCTTGCAGGCGTTTCCTCAAGCCGGCTGGCGTCGGGCGCGAATCGATCCGGACCTGCTCAAGCGCGATGGTCGGCCGCTGATTGCGGTGATTCGCCTTGACGGTCAATTGAAGGCGCTGGATCAGGACGAAGTCACGGCGCAAATCCAGCAAGTGCTTGGCGACTGGCAAGGCCAGGGGCTGACGCTGTCCGGTGTGGAGATTGACCACGATGCGGGCGTGGCCCGGCTCCCGGCCTATCGAGAATTTCTGACGCATCTTCGTGCGGTTTTACCCGCGACATTACCCCTGAGCATCACGGCGTTACCGGCCTGGCTGGACAGCGCTGAGCTGCCGGCGCTTTTATCGGCCGTCGACAGCAGCGTGTTACAAGTGCACGCCGTGAGCGATCCACGGCTTGGGCTGTTCGATCCGGACCAGGCACGAAAGTGGGCCAGGGGCTGGAGTCGCATCACCACCAAGCCTTTTTATCTGGCGCTGCCGGCCTATGGCGTGGCGCTGTTGCCCGGCGCCAGTGGCGCACCCGTGGTGGAAAGCGAGGTTCCTTTGGAGCAGGGCGGCGAGCGTCGGGAACTGCTGGCTGATCCACTGCAACTGCGCACACTCGCCACGGATTTGCGCGCCGATCCGCCCGCGCATTTGGCTGGCCTGATCTGGTTTCGCCTGCCGTTGGCGGGCGACCGTCGGGCCTGGAGCCTGACGACGCTTGGCGCTGTGGCACGCGGGGACACGCTCGACAGTCGCTTGAGTGTGAAACTTAGTGCGCAAGACGCCCTCTATGACATCAGCGTCAGCAACCAAGGCAACCTCGACAGCGCCTGGCCCGAACGCGTGACCCTGGCCGTTCAAGGGTGTGAGGGGGCCGATGCGCTGGCCGGTTATGCGTTGCATCAGAGCGCGGATCTGCTTACCTTCACCCGCCTGCGCGACGGCCGGATAGCGGCCGGTGGGCAGCGAGCCATCGGTTGGGCGCGCTGCACAAAAATTGATCAAGGAGGTTCGAATGTTTACCCGTAA
- a CDS encoding GDP-mannose 4,6-dehydratase, producing MKKRLFVTGLSGFVGQHIQSRLNAEASEWELLPVATRYDLGEPGSLEGLWPEMPDAVIHLAGQTFVPEAFRDPARTLNINLLGTLNLLQALKARGFTGTFLYVSSGDVYGQVIESDLPITELQPPCPRNPYAVSKLSAEFLSLQWGLSEGWPVLVARPFNHIGTGQNESFVIASAARQINRIKQGLQAPQLEVGDIDVTRDFLDVNDVISAYLALLEKGTPGQVYNICSGREQSIRSLIEQMGDLAQVDMELIQDSARLRRADQRRVCGSSAKLAQTTGWTPETTTQQSLRAILSDWETRVRQE from the coding sequence TTGAAAAAGCGTCTGTTCGTTACGGGTCTCAGTGGATTCGTAGGACAACACATCCAATCCCGCCTGAACGCTGAGGCCTCGGAATGGGAGCTTCTGCCTGTCGCCACCCGTTACGATCTCGGTGAACCTGGCAGTCTCGAAGGCCTGTGGCCCGAGATGCCCGATGCGGTCATTCACCTGGCCGGCCAGACCTTCGTCCCCGAAGCCTTTCGCGATCCGGCACGCACGCTCAACATCAATCTGCTCGGCACCCTGAATCTGCTGCAAGCCCTGAAGGCCCGAGGTTTCACGGGTACGTTTTTGTACGTCAGCTCCGGCGACGTTTACGGCCAGGTCATCGAATCCGATTTGCCGATTACCGAGCTCCAGCCACCCTGCCCTCGCAATCCTTATGCCGTGAGCAAACTGTCGGCAGAATTCCTCAGCCTTCAATGGGGCTTGAGCGAAGGTTGGCCCGTACTGGTCGCCCGCCCGTTCAACCACATTGGCACAGGCCAGAACGAAAGCTTCGTGATCGCCAGCGCTGCGCGGCAAATCAACCGCATCAAGCAAGGCCTGCAAGCCCCGCAACTGGAAGTCGGCGACATCGACGTCACGCGCGACTTCCTGGATGTAAACGACGTGATTTCGGCTTACCTGGCGTTGCTGGAAAAAGGCACGCCGGGACAGGTCTACAACATTTGCTCGGGGCGCGAGCAAAGCATTCGCAGTTTGATCGAGCAAATGGGGGACCTCGCCCAGGTCGACATGGAATTGATTCAAGACTCAGCGCGCCTTCGCCGCGCGGATCAGCGTCGCGTTTGTGGCAGCTCTGCCAAGCTTGCCCAGACCACAGGATGGACGCCTGAAACCACAACACAACAATCCCTGCGGGCGATCCTGTCCGACTGGGAGACACGAGTACGACAAGAATGA
- a CDS encoding glycosyltransferase, protein MLIIIHSETNQHTIAQNLGRSEYSYYFVLKEYRPVLERLGRVIEVTDPEREVDSLYEDCLARGEPCVFLSFSPPHRTPVLLACPTLPVFAWEFSTIPDEPFAGEPRNDWRTVLSACGAAITHSSYTVNSVREAMSANYPVVAVPAPVWDRFAARGAQLRGQPLTDSVRLKIKGLVADSRQLDLNAFASADVLSNKGFDFEAPIIEQELLLEGVVYTSVFNPSDGRKNWEDMISAFCATFREIEDATLVLKLTHHDAEEALSDILHHLYKNQTYRCRIVLIYGYLADADYERLVQATRYVVNTSYGEGQCLPLMEFMSCGKPAVAPLTTAMIDYLSADNAFLIDSTDELTAWPHDPRGAYRTLRYATNWASLCAAYRASYEVTTNDPLRYAQMSVQAVNSLQAFCSQAVAEQRLRDFLAQLFERHAVAAMEASGA, encoded by the coding sequence ATGCTGATCATCATCCATTCGGAAACCAACCAGCACACCATTGCCCAGAACCTTGGCCGTTCGGAATACAGCTATTACTTCGTGCTCAAGGAGTATCGTCCGGTGCTTGAGCGCCTCGGGCGTGTGATCGAAGTGACTGACCCGGAACGTGAAGTCGATTCGTTATATGAGGACTGCCTGGCCCGTGGCGAGCCCTGCGTATTCCTGTCGTTCTCGCCGCCGCACCGCACTCCAGTGCTCCTGGCTTGCCCGACCTTGCCGGTGTTCGCCTGGGAATTCAGCACCATCCCCGATGAGCCTTTTGCCGGTGAACCACGCAACGACTGGCGCACAGTGCTGAGCGCCTGCGGGGCGGCGATCACCCATTCCAGCTACACGGTCAACTCGGTACGCGAGGCGATGAGCGCCAATTACCCGGTCGTCGCGGTGCCGGCGCCAGTGTGGGATCGCTTTGCCGCTCGCGGTGCACAGTTGCGAGGGCAGCCACTGACGGACTCAGTGCGATTGAAGATTAAAGGCCTGGTGGCCGATAGTCGTCAGCTTGACCTGAATGCCTTCGCCTCTGCGGATGTGCTCAGCAATAAGGGTTTCGATTTCGAGGCGCCAATCATCGAGCAAGAGCTGTTGCTTGAGGGTGTGGTTTACACCTCGGTATTCAATCCCAGCGACGGACGCAAAAACTGGGAAGACATGATCAGTGCCTTTTGCGCGACGTTCCGTGAGATTGAAGACGCGACACTGGTGCTGAAACTCACCCATCACGATGCCGAAGAAGCGCTCAGCGACATCCTTCATCATCTGTACAAAAACCAGACCTACCGCTGCCGCATCGTGTTGATCTACGGCTACCTCGCGGACGCGGACTACGAGCGACTGGTACAGGCGACCCGCTATGTGGTCAACACCTCCTATGGCGAAGGCCAGTGCCTGCCGCTGATGGAGTTCATGTCCTGTGGCAAACCGGCGGTGGCGCCGCTGACCACCGCGATGATCGACTACCTGAGTGCCGACAACGCGTTCCTGATCGACTCCACGGATGAACTCACCGCCTGGCCGCACGATCCGCGCGGGGCATACCGCACTCTGCGCTATGCCACAAACTGGGCGTCATTGTGCGCGGCCTATAGGGCCAGTTACGAGGTGACGACAAACGATCCGCTGCGTTATGCGCAAATGTCGGTGCAGGCGGTGAACAGTCTGCAAGCGTTTTGCAGTCAGGCCGTAGCTGAACAAAGGCTGCGGGATTTCCTCGCGCAGCTGTTCGAGCGCCACGCTGTGGCTGCCATGGAGGCTTCGGGGGCATGA
- a CDS encoding LysE family translocator, producing MEGLWLFFMALAVVYLLPGPDMILLLQTGARQGKGAALATAVGLGIARGCHVALAALGLAALFKAAPWTFDVVRLAGAAYLLWIGIQCLRTTMLPSLNGEDATPQKTRWSNAIQRGLLTNLLNPKALLFCSVLLPQFINPHAGSVLTQFAILGMVLVCVGFLFDSAYALVGAALGRWLQRSPSAQRLQQWLFGSLLIGFAVRLTFVQQA from the coding sequence GTGGAAGGACTCTGGCTGTTTTTCATGGCGCTGGCCGTGGTGTATTTGTTACCCGGGCCAGACATGATCCTGCTGCTGCAAACCGGCGCCCGCCAGGGTAAAGGGGCTGCGTTGGCCACCGCAGTAGGCCTGGGCATCGCCCGGGGTTGTCACGTGGCGTTGGCCGCGTTGGGGCTGGCGGCGTTGTTCAAAGCCGCGCCGTGGACCTTCGATGTGGTGCGTCTGGCCGGGGCCGCGTACCTGCTGTGGATTGGTATTCAGTGCCTGCGGACCACGATGCTGCCGAGCCTGAATGGCGAAGACGCCACGCCACAGAAAACACGCTGGTCGAATGCCATCCAGCGCGGCTTGCTCACCAATCTGCTCAATCCCAAAGCGCTGCTGTTCTGCTCGGTGCTGCTGCCACAGTTCATCAATCCACACGCCGGATCAGTCCTCACGCAATTCGCGATCCTGGGCATGGTGCTGGTCTGTGTCGGCTTTCTCTTCGACAGCGCTTATGCGCTGGTCGGCGCGGCGCTGGGCCGTTGGCTGCAACGCAGTCCTTCGGCCCAGCGGCTCCAGCAATGGCTGTTTGGCAGCCTGTTGATCGGCTTCGCGGTGCGGCTGACCTTTGTGCAACAGGCTTGA
- a CDS encoding class I SAM-dependent methyltransferase, translating to MLRLLKKLTTATPAPVHAPPAAPKVDKVDPYMLGLHDAMLSGWFNQETGELFTGFPVSADDTLIDVGCGDGGNVQFCGRRGAKIIIADIDAAKVESARQRLSGTPARDVECHVTDCNPLPIADATATRVVSTEVIEHVDDPAQFLAELVRVGKPGALYLLSVPHPSSEELQKDIAAPEYFQKPNHIRIISEEQFKAMVSDAGLEVLSHSQYGFYWSMWMLLFWEAKVDLSNADHPLLNHWASTWKAVLDSPRGAQIKQALDAVVAKSQVIIARKPIA from the coding sequence ATGCTGAGACTGTTAAAGAAACTCACGACGGCGACGCCCGCACCGGTCCATGCGCCACCCGCCGCCCCAAAGGTCGACAAAGTCGATCCTTACATGCTCGGGTTGCACGATGCGATGCTCAGTGGCTGGTTCAATCAGGAGACCGGCGAGTTGTTCACAGGCTTCCCGGTGTCAGCGGATGACACCTTGATTGATGTGGGCTGCGGTGATGGCGGCAACGTGCAATTTTGCGGCAGGCGCGGGGCGAAGATCATCATCGCCGACATTGACGCCGCCAAGGTCGAGTCCGCCCGCCAGCGCCTCAGTGGCACCCCGGCCCGTGACGTTGAGTGTCATGTCACCGATTGCAACCCGCTGCCGATTGCGGACGCTACGGCCACCCGCGTGGTGTCCACGGAAGTCATCGAGCATGTGGACGACCCGGCGCAGTTCCTCGCCGAGCTGGTACGCGTGGGCAAGCCGGGCGCGCTGTATTTGCTCAGCGTTCCGCACCCCAGTTCCGAAGAACTGCAAAAGGACATCGCCGCGCCGGAGTATTTCCAGAAGCCCAACCACATTCGCATCATCAGCGAAGAGCAATTCAAGGCGATGGTCAGCGACGCCGGCCTGGAAGTCCTCAGCCATAGCCAGTACGGTTTTTACTGGTCAATGTGGATGTTGCTGTTCTGGGAAGCCAAGGTCGATTTGAGCAACGCCGATCACCCGCTGCTCAATCACTGGGCCAGTACGTGGAAGGCCGTTCTGGACTCGCCTCGCGGCGCACAGATCAAGCAGGCGCTGGACGCGGTCGTGGCGAAAAGTCAGGTGATCATTGCCCGTAAGCCGATAGCATAA
- the lpdA gene encoding dihydrolipoyl dehydrogenase has protein sequence MSSYDVVILGGGPGGYNAAIRAGQLGLKAACVEGRATLGGTCLNVGCMPSKALLHASELYEAAMGSEFANLGIEVKPTLNLAQMMKQKDESVTGLTKGIEFLFRKNKVDWIKGWGHIDGPGKVTVTDNAGSKTELSAKDIIIATGSEPTPLPGVDIDNKRILDSTGALSLTEVPKHLVVIGAGVIGLELGSVWRRLGAQVTVVEFLDRICPGVDVEAGKTLQRSLSKQGISFKLSSKVTSAASSTTGVQLSIEPAAGGTPELLEADYVLVSIGRRPYTQGLGLENVGLATDKRGMLANQGHRTEAAGVWVIGDVTSGPMLAHKAEDEAMACIEQIVGKAGEVNYDLIPSVIYTKPELASVGKTEEQLKAEGRAYKVGKFPFTANSRAKINHETEGFAKVLADERTDEILGVHLVGPSVSEMIGEYCVAMEFSASAEDIALTCHPHPTRSEALRQAAMNVEGMATQM, from the coding sequence ATGAGCAGCTACGACGTCGTGATTCTGGGCGGTGGCCCCGGCGGTTATAACGCAGCGATCCGAGCCGGCCAGCTGGGTTTGAAAGCGGCGTGCGTCGAAGGTCGCGCCACCCTGGGCGGCACTTGCCTGAACGTCGGCTGCATGCCGTCCAAGGCGTTGTTGCACGCCTCCGAACTCTACGAGGCGGCCATGGGTTCGGAATTCGCCAACCTGGGCATCGAGGTCAAACCCACGCTCAACCTCGCTCAGATGATGAAACAAAAAGATGAAAGCGTGACCGGGCTGACCAAAGGCATCGAGTTTCTGTTTCGCAAAAACAAAGTCGACTGGATCAAGGGCTGGGGCCACATCGACGGGCCGGGCAAAGTCACGGTGACCGATAATGCGGGCAGCAAGACCGAGCTGAGTGCCAAAGACATCATCATCGCCACCGGCTCCGAGCCCACTCCCCTTCCAGGCGTCGACATCGACAACAAACGTATCCTTGACTCCACCGGCGCCCTGTCGCTGACCGAAGTGCCAAAACATCTGGTGGTGATCGGTGCCGGCGTCATCGGCCTGGAGCTGGGTTCTGTTTGGCGACGCCTGGGCGCTCAGGTCACGGTCGTCGAATTTCTCGACCGCATCTGTCCCGGTGTCGATGTTGAGGCCGGCAAAACCCTGCAGCGCTCGTTAAGTAAGCAAGGCATTAGCTTCAAGTTAAGTTCAAAAGTCACCAGCGCCGCGTCCTCGACTACCGGCGTTCAACTCAGCATTGAACCGGCGGCGGGTGGCACGCCTGAGTTGCTGGAGGCTGATTACGTGCTGGTGTCTATCGGTCGCCGGCCTTATACCCAGGGCCTTGGGCTGGAAAATGTCGGCCTCGCCACCGACAAACGCGGCATGCTCGCCAACCAGGGCCACCGTACCGAAGCGGCTGGCGTGTGGGTGATTGGCGACGTGACGTCCGGGCCGATGCTCGCCCACAAGGCCGAAGACGAAGCCATGGCCTGCATCGAACAGATCGTCGGCAAGGCAGGTGAGGTGAATTACGACCTGATTCCCAGCGTGATCTACACCAAACCGGAGCTGGCCAGCGTCGGCAAGACCGAGGAGCAACTCAAGGCCGAAGGTCGCGCGTACAAGGTCGGTAAATTCCCGTTTACCGCCAACAGCCGGGCCAAGATCAACCACGAGACCGAAGGCTTCGCCAAAGTGCTGGCCGATGAGCGTACCGACGAAATCCTCGGCGTCCACCTGGTGGGGCCCAGCGTCAGTGAAATGATTGGCGAGTATTGCGTGGCGATGGAATTCAGCGCCTCGGCTGAAGACATTGCGTTGACCTGCCATCCGCATCCGACCCGGTCCGAGGCGTTGCGCCAGGCGGCGATGAATGTGGAGGGGATGGCGACGCAGATGTAG